The following proteins are encoded in a genomic region of Candidatus Zymogenus saltonus:
- a CDS encoding VCBS repeat-containing protein — MSKNNRSVKSVGLKGMKYASLLILTLVFTISFVGLVAGEDNKRIAIVPFQINSPENLDYLEGSIFNMLASRLSVDETISVIERTTVLKALGKDKYALLTADDAVALGKRLGADYVVFGSLTKLGETFSLDAKMFDVNKKERSTAVYAQGSGMDSLIPKINEFARNMNFKILGYVPAEGVAGYKGLQAENPNFIFATRDLMSKTDFRKSPFWKIQIKGVDVGDIDGDKMNETVVIDKNDLWIYKRGKEEFELFTKFSGRPVNNFLAIDIMDLNDNGIDEIFITNVSKGRLSSFVVEYNPKAKKLVRIENNIPLFFRMFTLPKRKPMLLAQKMAMDSSFFGPLYRVEYKNGEYVEETALDFPRGTEIYGTTLPVDIDYDGRPELVQIDKFNHLNIVGLDGKEEWATKEYWGGTVNYFNTREKEEKIEKGGDSAELEDGEVYIQTRIFITDLNHDGSYEVLLCKNISETMNLSPKFRLYETSEIYNLSWDGINLSENWQSRLIDGYIADYQLKDVDSDGIDELVVAVVFSFEMTKLVPASSGVLIYELSF; from the coding sequence ATGAGTAAAAATAATAGGAGTGTGAAAAGCGTAGGCCTTAAAGGGATGAAATATGCATCCCTTCTTATTTTAACTTTGGTTTTTACCATTTCCTTTGTAGGCCTGGTCGCTGGTGAAGATAATAAAAGGATTGCAATCGTTCCCTTTCAGATAAACAGTCCCGAAAACCTGGATTACCTGGAAGGTTCGATCTTCAATATGCTCGCGTCTCGCCTATCCGTGGATGAAACCATCAGCGTGATAGAGAGAACAACCGTTTTGAAGGCACTTGGGAAAGATAAATACGCCCTCCTTACTGCCGACGACGCCGTGGCGTTGGGTAAGAGGCTCGGGGCCGACTACGTCGTCTTCGGGTCCCTGACAAAGCTCGGGGAGACATTTTCTCTGGACGCCAAGATGTTCGATGTAAATAAAAAGGAGCGCTCCACGGCGGTCTATGCCCAGGGGAGCGGTATGGATTCCCTAATCCCAAAGATCAATGAATTCGCCAGAAATATGAACTTCAAGATACTGGGATATGTGCCCGCGGAAGGTGTGGCTGGATATAAGGGCCTTCAGGCCGAAAACCCGAATTTCATCTTTGCTACAAGGGACCTCATGTCAAAGACCGATTTCAGGAAGAGCCCCTTCTGGAAGATCCAAATCAAGGGTGTCGATGTAGGAGATATCGATGGGGACAAGATGAATGAAACGGTGGTGATCGACAAAAATGATCTTTGGATCTACAAGCGCGGTAAAGAAGAGTTCGAGCTCTTTACAAAATTTTCGGGACGCCCCGTGAATAACTTCCTCGCCATAGATATTATGGACCTCAACGATAACGGGATAGACGAGATCTTCATCACAAACGTAAGCAAGGGGAGATTAAGCTCCTTCGTCGTGGAATACAATCCCAAAGCCAAAAAGCTTGTGCGTATCGAAAACAATATTCCCCTCTTTTTCAGGATGTTTACGCTCCCGAAGAGAAAGCCCATGCTCCTTGCGCAAAAGATGGCGATGGACAGCTCGTTTTTTGGGCCGCTCTACAGGGTGGAATATAAAAACGGAGAATACGTAGAGGAGACGGCCCTCGATTTTCCAAGAGGAACCGAAATCTACGGGACAACCCTCCCCGTCGATATAGATTACGATGGAAGACCCGAACTCGTACAGATCGATAAATTTAATCATCTGAATATCGTGGGGCTTGACGGAAAAGAAGAGTGGGCAACTAAAGAATACTGGGGAGGGACGGTAAACTACTTCAATACCAGAGAGAAAGAGGAAAAGATAGAAAAAGGAGGAGATTCCGCCGAACTGGAAGACGGCGAGGTCTACATCCAGACAAGGATATTCATCACGGACCTCAACCACGACGGCTCTTACGAGGTGCTGCTCTGTAAAAACATCTCGGAGACCATGAACCTCTCCCCCAAGTTCAGGCTGTACGAGACAAGCGAGATATACAACCTTTCATGGGACGGCATAAATCTCTCTGAGAACTGGCAGTCACGCCTGATTGACGGATATATCGCGGACTATCAGCTCAAGGACGTCGACTCCGACGGTATAGACGAGCTGGTTGTTGCGGTTGTGTTTTCCTTTGAAATGACCAAACTCGTTCCCGCCAGCAGCGGAGTATTGATATACGAGTTAAGCTTCTAA